TCCGTTACTATTGCAATATCACTCATAAAGATTCTCACTTCTTCCTTCTTTATTTGCATTATGAGAATCCGCTTTTTCTTTTCTCATAACTTCGGTTATCCTAATAATATCAAGTGATAACTAGGCATGTCCACACAAACATGCACCTGTCGTAAATACAGGTGCATGTTCACTTTATTAAGACATAAAAGTTTAATTAACTTTTACCCATCCATTTTTAATCGCTTCAACGACCGCTTGTGTTCTATCATTCATGTTCATTTTTTGTAGAATGTTACTCACATGGTTTTTAACCGTTTTTTCACTAATATACAAAGCTTCCCCTATAGCTCGGTTACTTTTTCCATCTGTCATAAGCTGTAAAACTTCGCACTCACGACGTGTCAGAAGATGCAGAGGTCTACGGTATTCAACTTCTCTGAAGCCAATTTCTGTTTCAGTTCCATTATCAGATGCCAAACGTCTATATTCATTAATTAAATTATGGGTCACTTTAGGGTGAATATAAGCGCCACCATCCCCAACAACTTTCACTGCTTCAATGAGCGCTTCCGTATCCATTTCTTTAAGAAGATAGCCAGATGCTCCAGTCTTTAAGACATGTGTTACATACGTTTCGTCGTCATGAATAGAAAGGATAAGAACTTTAACATCAGGGAAAGTTTCTACAAGATTTTTAGTTGCTTCCATACCATTGACATTCGGCATGTTAATATCCATTAAGACAACATCTGGTCGAGTTTGTCTTACGAGATTTATAACGTCTTCTCCGTCGTTACCTTCTGCTGCAACCTCAAAATTAGGCTCCATGCTTAAGATACGTTTAACCCCTTCACGGAATAATTGATGGTCGTCGATAAGTACTATGCGTAGTTGATTTTCTCTTTCCATTTCGTTCTCCTCCTGTTTTGATGATATTTATACGAATTCAGTTATGTTTTTTCTCCTATTAAAAAGGATCGTCTAATGGGTCTAATTTGTATATCGGACAAAGATCGTCTTTTTTTAGGTCTTATTGACTATTACACTTCGGCAACTTGGTTGTTAGCCGGTGGTTTAACCGGTACTTGCACCATAATAAGCGTCCCTTTTCCTGGTTTAGAGTCAATACTCAAACGCCCATCTAGCATATTAATTCGTTCTTTCATACCAACGAGTCCAAAGCTACCTTCTTTTTTTACGCTAGGGTCAAACCCTTTACCATCATCTTTAATAACTGCATTCACAATGTCTTTTTTCATTTCCATCTTCACGACTATTTCAGCGGCCTCGGCATGTTTACATGCATTCTGGACTGCTTCTTGTATAAAACGGAAAATCGCCACTTCCATTTCTGAAGGAAGACGCTGTTCTTTTCCTAACCTATGGAATGTAATAGACACACCTGTATGTTCTTCTATATTTCTCAAATACTTTGTTAATGTCGGCACAAGTCCAAGATCATCTAGTGTCATCGGTCGAAGGTCATAAATAATTCTACGAACCTCACTCAACGAGTTTTTAACCATTCGTCTCAGATCATGAATTTCAACTCTAGCTTTCTCTACTCCATCTTGATCAAGCACCTTTTCAACGAGCTCAGATCTAAGCATCACGTTCGCCATCGTTTGAGCTGGTCCATCATGGATTTCACGAGAAATTTTCTTTCGTTCTTCTTCCTGTGCCTGAATGATTTTCAACCCGAATTGCTGCATTTCTTCAGCGTCAGCTATTATATCAGATACTTGCTGCAAGTCTCCGGTTAAATAATTGATCACTACATTAATTTGATTAATTAAGTGGTCGGCCCGCTCCATCGTTTCCCCAAGTTTCATAAGCCGACGCTCAATATGGTCTCTTCGATCACGTAATTGTTTTTCCTCTTGGTGTAAGAGGGCTAA
The genomic region above belongs to Bacillus sp. A301a_S52 and contains:
- a CDS encoding response regulator transcription factor, with amino-acid sequence MERENQLRIVLIDDHQLFREGVKRILSMEPNFEVAAEGNDGEDVINLVRQTRPDVVLMDINMPNVNGMEATKNLVETFPDVKVLILSIHDDETYVTHVLKTGASGYLLKEMDTEALIEAVKVVGDGGAYIHPKVTHNLINEYRRLASDNGTETEIGFREVEYRRPLHLLTRRECEVLQLMTDGKSNRAIGEALYISEKTVKNHVSNILQKMNMNDRTQAVVEAIKNGWVKVN
- a CDS encoding histidine kinase, with the protein product MSSVRSIEVILEKMMDMVGSSKVEIFEIGEESRHEYQTLKKELSQIQEKVVQLIEQSEKTELHSRFARNRLAEVSKHFASYSDEEVREAYEQANDYQVKLALLHQEEKQLRDRRDHIERRLMKLGETMERADHLINQINVVINYLTGDLQQVSDIIADAEEMQQFGLKIIQAQEEERKKISREIHDGPAQTMANVMLRSELVEKVLDQDGVEKARVEIHDLRRMVKNSLSEVRRIIYDLRPMTLDDLGLVPTLTKYLRNIEEHTGVSITFHRLGKEQRLPSEMEVAIFRFIQEAVQNACKHAEAAEIVVKMEMKKDIVNAVIKDDGKGFDPSVKKEGSFGLVGMKERINMLDGRLSIDSKPGKGTLIMVQVPVKPPANNQVAEV